The following is a genomic window from Pirellulales bacterium.
CGGCCGCATGAACCGCCAGGTCGGCGAATTGCTGCCGGACTTGCGGTTCCACGTGTCCGAGTCGTTGGGCCAACCGGGAGACGCCGTTGGGGTTCGTCTCGGCCGTGTGCGCGAGCGTGCCGACGAAGGACGAGGTCTCGCTGAAATTGTGGTCCGCCGTTTTACCCAAGAGGGGTTGCAGAGTCTTAGCGACGATCTCGGCGCCGAGATTCTCGATCCGCAAGAAGGCATCGAGCCGGTTTGTCACAAAAGCTCGCCCGCCGGAGTCGTGAGCGCTGACCGTCTTCAGCACCATCACGCACTGCCCACGGAGCTTCGTTGGAAACATCGGCCCGTCGTACATCCCCTCGGAATAGATCACGTGTAGGTCGGAGCTGCGAAAAGCGAATTCGACGTTCCCCGTGGTCCCCTGGCCGTCGGAGGCCCGATACCGATCGGGACCATTTCGATCGAGCGTCATGTTGGTGATTCCCATCACTCGCCAAATATCGACAACTACTTCCGGATTGCGAACCAAAAACACGAACAGGTCCGGATCGCAATCGACCGATTGTGTGGGGAGCCGGCGAAAGATGCTGGCGTTATTGATCACGGTGGCGATTCGGCCGCGCATATCGCGACCGAGCTTGTCGAACGGGATCGACTGGATTGCCTCGTCGCGCGCGGCCCAACTGGTCGTCGCGTTGCCGGCGTATGGATTCGCGGCGCGGCCGACGTTGCCGAGAAGAAGCAACCCCATGCAAGCGGCGCCGCGTAGCATCAACCGAATCAATCGCGGCGGCAAAACTTGCTCCGGCGCCGACAATCGGCAGCGCTCGCGGCGCGGTGGCCTCTCGGCGATGAAGCGCTGGAAATACATATCCCCCCGAAGCGAGCGAAAACAGGCGAAATCTGCCGGTCATAGGGATAATTCGGCCGCCCATGCCGAAGAACGACAGCCAAAATCGTTCGCGAATGGCCGCAATGTCCCCGCGCAGCTTGCCTCGCTTACCAGCGTTCGACCCATTCACTCCAACTGCCATTGCCGCAACTTAGCGGCTTAACGAGAATCCGCCACTTTTACATGTTCGCACTGCGACCTTGTCGCAAATCCGGAACGGCGCAGAGGCCGTTCCCTACAGTCGGCATCGCCGAAACGTAGTGAACGCCCTCCGCGGCGTTCCTGCACCGGGCACCATATCACCTTGTCACGATGTCTGATCGCCGCAATCCAACTCGCCGTCGACTGCTTGGCCGTGCGGCCGCGGTGATCGCCATATTGGCTATGGTCACCGCGGCCTGGTATCTGAACCGGCCCGAAATCCTCGCCGAGCGTTGGCAAGAACGGCTGGCCGAGTTGCCGGACGACCAGATCGAGCCGCAATTGCGACAGATCGCTGAACTCGGTGATGCGGGAGTACACGTGCTGACGGCCATGCTGGAATCTCCCCGCGAAGCAATCCGCGGCGCGGCGCGAGCGACACTCATCGAAGAAGTCGGCCGCTGGGAACTTTTGCCGGCGGAAGGAGCGATGGAGAAGCTCACAGTCTTGGCCCATTCGCTCGTCGAATCGTCGGCGCGTTTCGATTCGTCGAACCGAAGATTCGCGGCCGATATGGCGCTGCGGATGATTCAATGGCCGCTTCAAGCGGGCGACGACGCCCGGCGCAACGCACTCTTAGCGGATTGCGAAGCGGTGTTGGCACTTTGCGCTTCGCCGCGGCCCGCGCCATTCGCTGCCGCGCTCAAGCGCTTCGATCCGGAAGTCCATCTCGCTCGAGCCGACGAGTCCGAGCAGTCGTCCGCAACTTCGACGAGCGATCCCAATGTCGATCTCGACGCAGTGGAGTCGCTGCCGACGATCGCGCGGCTGCCGGGCGGCGGTCTGCCGGTTGAGCTGGCCAGCCTGCCGCCGCCAATTCCAATCGCCGCTTTGCCTGCTAAACCGCAAGCGGTTGAGCCGAATCGGCTGCCCGAACATATCGTCGCGCAGCCCTTGAACGATACGGCCGAGCCTCCCGCCTTGCTCGATCAAGCTCCTGCCGCCAACCAGCCGCGTCGTCTGCCGCTCAACGACACTGGGTCGGGCAGCACGCGCCGGTTGGATGCTCAAATCGACAAGCGGAAATCGGCCGAGTTGTTGCAAACCGGCGCGACGGGCGCGGCCGCTTGGCAGCGCCTCGAGCTGCACGAAGTGATGCAGGCGTTGCTCACCGCCGATCCGCGATTGCAATCGGCGGCGACGGCCGAATTGGAACATCGCGGCCTCACGGGCCCCCTCGCCGAGTTGGCGCATGGCGCGGCCGACCCCGACCCAATCGTCCGCCGGCAACTGGCCGAGTCGCTGCCGCAGTTGCCGGGCGTCGACGCCCGGCCGTGGCTCTTGGAACTCAGCTACGACGAGGACTCGAACGTGCGGGCCACGGCGGTCACGCTCATGGCCACCAGCGGCGATCTCGATCTGCTCAAGCGCGTCCAACAAGTTTCGCGCGACGACCCCGACGACCACACCCGCGCTCAAGCCGAGAAAGCGCTCTCAGCCACGAAACGCCGCTAGACATGGTCGGTAATGCGGGGGAAATTCCGTGGGGAACGCCCTCTGTGGCGTTCCGGATCTGCGCCGGTTCGCGGAACGCCGCGGAGGGCGTTCTACAGATTGAAAATGATTCTGTTTGTTGTAGCGCGGTCTCCCGACCGTGCTACCGCGGAGGTCGCCAGGTGTGCTTCGTCATTCCGCCGTCCACGGGTTCGGCCAATCTCCCCAGCGGTCGAGATAGAGGCGGAATCCATTCACTTCGCCGGCGCGCGATTCGAGCCAGCTTTTGGTGGCTTGGATCAACTCGTGCTCCTTCTCGAGCGACAATTCGCCGGCGAGCACGCGCGTGCGCAAGAATACGAAATACGTGTCGAGCACGTCGCAGCGGCAGTAATCGTTGATTTCGGCCAGCCGACCAGCGTTGAACAGGTCTTGCACCATGTGCCCTTGCACGTCCATCTTACCCGGCTTGCCGAGCAGGTTGGCGGCCAGATTCAGCCCGCCGATGAAACGCGACGAACCGAAATTCGTCAGCAGCTCCATGAGATCGAGATGTGCGGCCACGTTGTAGCGATTCCGCGGTTGATCGCTTGATTTGCCGC
Proteins encoded in this region:
- a CDS encoding HEAT repeat domain-containing protein; this encodes MSDRRNPTRRRLLGRAAAVIAILAMVTAAWYLNRPEILAERWQERLAELPDDQIEPQLRQIAELGDAGVHVLTAMLESPREAIRGAARATLIEEVGRWELLPAEGAMEKLTVLAHSLVESSARFDSSNRRFAADMALRMIQWPLQAGDDARRNALLADCEAVLALCASPRPAPFAAALKRFDPEVHLARADESEQSSATSTSDPNVDLDAVESLPTIARLPGGGLPVELASLPPPIPIAALPAKPQAVEPNRLPEHIVAQPLNDTAEPPALLDQAPAANQPRRLPLNDTGSGSTRRLDAQIDKRKSAELLQTGATGAAAWQRLELHEVMQALLTADPRLQSAATAELEHRGLTGPLAELAHGAADPDPIVRRQLAESLPQLPGVDARPWLLELSYDEDSNVRATAVTLMATSGDLDLLKRVQQVSRDDPDDHTRAQAEKALSATKRR